Below is a genomic region from Miscanthus floridulus cultivar M001 chromosome 1, ASM1932011v1, whole genome shotgun sequence.
TACCAAAGAGATGAGCTGGACCAATTCAAATAAAAACTATAAGCTGGACACCCCATATGCTCATCAAATAATTTGAGGTCGTCGTCCCAGTACAGAATGGAAGATACATTGCATATTCAGAACAGTTGGGTTCATAATGTAAAGCCAACAGGGCAAATAAATTGATAAGCATAGTTGCATAGTTCACAGAAATATATTAGATAAGTGTTTGATGCCATCAGTCAAGTGCATCTCACAGAAGTATTACTCAGGCCATCAGCATTCACTACATAGTGTTTCGAGGCCATTAACAGCATAGACTACCATTACAAGTTCAGAGGCACAGAGAAGTTTTTGTGCCCAAAAGCATTACATGTCATTACAAGGTTTTTTTGCCAAAAGCATCAGAGAACAGCATAGACTATGGATCGAAGACAAGCTTTGTGATACTAGTCACAGCAGTGGGAGGTGGGTTTGCCTTTGCCCTTTTCAGCTTCTTCTTCACAGGTGTTTTTTTCTTGGCTGTGGttgtcttctttttcttctttttgttcACCTGTGGTTGTGAGGTACCTGCATCATCTTCTATGGTCCTCTTTCTACAATGGTTCCTGCATGGACCTCTTTCACCATCTTGACCAACCTCTGGCTCTTTGCAGCTTTTTTGGAAGTGGCCAAGTCCTCCACATCTTTTACATCTCACCTTTTTCTTGGTAGCCCTTTTCTCCATGCATCCTCTAATCCTTTGCACCTTTGGCCTCCCTGGTCCTCTACCCAATAATGGTTGGTGCACTTTGAACCCAAGATCAACTTCAGGCCACTGGGATCTATCAGGTATAGGTTCAACTCTTGCCTCATAAGCTTTCTTAAATTTAGCCACTGAGTAGTACTCATGCACATAATCTTCTATTTTCATCCCTCTATTGGACAATATCCAGGCCAAAGCATGTCTACAAGGCTTTCCGGTGACTTGCCACTCCCTGCAAGAACAATTGTGATTTTGTAGGTCTACTGTTTCGCGCTTCTGGTTGTTCCATTGGTCCACAATGGTAACTTCAGCAATGTCATCATCACTTACAGATACTTTGAGGACCGTCAGGTGATTGCTAATCAGATTAAGTTCCTTAATAACATTAGGGAGAATCCTGTCATGCCACTGTCTAGCCAGTTTCTTCCTCAAGTATCTCTTCTCCATTATCAACTCCCGCAACTTGTCTACCAGTTCATGCAGCAATAGACCcttgaatttcttcacttgtgCATTAAAACTCTCTGACACATTATTAGTCAAGGCATCACACTTGTTGTTTTCAGAAAAAGAACTCCTGTACCATATCCTACTATGGTGTGTGTCAAGATACTCAATTGTTccaggtgcaaaatcaaatattTTCTTCATGTGCCATTTGAACATTCCTTTTGTGTAGCTCCTAGCTGCTGGGTATAGGTGATCAGTGAAAACATCACCTGTGTAGTGCTTCATGAAATTCTGGTAAAGGTGTCTCATGCATTCCCTATTTTCAGCATTTGGGAATACAGCTCCAACAGCCTTCTCCAAACCTTTACAAGCATCTGTACAAATAACAAGGTTTGGAACATCACCAATGGCTATGTGCAGCTGTTGCATGAACCATGTCCAGTTATCCTCATTCTCAGTGTCaaaaattgcatatgcaatgtgataCAACCAATTGTGCCCATCTATACCAGTTGCAGATGCCAACTGTCCTCTGTACTTGCCATACAAACATGAAGCATCAATCCCTATAAATGGTCTGCATCCCTCTAGAAAGCCATCAATACATGGCTTAAGAGCTACAAAAATCCTCCTAAATCTCTGCTTGCCCTCAACCATCTCTACCTCTATCTGCACATGACTGCCAGGTGATGATTTGGCAATCTGAGCTGCCCAATTGAACAGAAGCTGAAAACTCTCCTCATACTTTCCATGGATCTGCTCTAGTGCTACCTTCATGCCAGACCATGCTTTGGAGTACTTGAGCTTGATACCATAGTCACCCTCTAATTTGTCCTTGCAATCTGTTGGAGTCTTAGTAGGATGCCTCTTCAACCAATCCCCTAACCTTTCTGCAGCCCAGCCTTGGGTTGCCATTTTGTTTTCTTGGAGTTTAGTAGTAGCACATTTATGTTCTGCACATAGCGTTTTGATCTGCACACACAGACAAAAAATTGTTAAATTATAAGGTGGAAAACTGGTAACAAAATAAAAGAGATGTCATAACTTCAATTCACCTCTATTGTCTTGCCATCAAAGATCCTTGAAGCATGTATACGCCAAGGACACCCTTCAGCTTTACATGTAGTAATAAACCTAGTCTTATCTGTAATGATTTTACCAAATTCAAACCCTTTCACCACTGCATGATGTCTCACTGCCTTCCTAAATGCAACAATGTCAGGAAATCTTTCTCCCTTCTCTATCTTGGGGTTTTCAGGATCATAGATAACTTGAACCTCCTCTGGATCTGCATCATTTACCTCTGCCTCAAGAGGAACACCTCCTTCAGCAGCACCAACATCATCAAACTGATCAGCAACATGAACatagtcatcatcatcagcagTATGAGCATGGTTGTTACAAGGTTCTGCATTGTTAGCTGCCTGCACAGGCATGTACAGTCCTTCATCGTCAACACCGACATACTCCTCATCATTGTCAAACATGTCAGGTTCCCTGTCAGGCTCAGGCTCTAATGGATACTCATCATTATCAGAAGGCTGGGCTGGTGGAATGTCTTTGCTACTGGGGTTGCCGTGAATAGAAAACTCAGGTGGAATCACACATATTGGGTCTAGGTTTGTAAACTCATCAGACTGTCTAAGACAACTGTCAAACACAAGAACTTCACAGCGCATCTGATCCTTATATATTTCAAACAAGTCATGCATCTGAAAATCATTTTCTATTCTCACATCTTCACATAGCCTTTTGTCAAAGAACCACACACTAGGAGACTGGCTACTGGACCACTGGAACTCATTGCGCAGGCTTGTCAACAGCAAATCGAAGGAAAATGAAGCTACTTCAACATCCCACTTAATCAAGCGTCCCTTTGTGTATGCTTTTCTACCAGTGTTGTTTATGGTACAGAATCCTTCTACTTTCATCACTAGCGAGAACAACGAAACCCTAGCAACAAACAAAATCAACCCCAAATCCAATGAATCCCTATCAATAGCCTCAACGAAATCTACCGGGGACGAGCTCATTCACTATAGAGGGAAGAAAAAGAGGCAGAGGATAAATACCCGCCCTCGTCGTCCGCCATCTCCGCCGTGCCGCGCGGCTGCGTCTCACCCATTGCGAGCAATAGGGTGCATCGCAGCACGCACGCAAGCTGGGTGCTTCTGGTCGTCGCAGTCTATGCCGCTGAAGACAGGGTCGCCGCCGTCCTGCTCGCCGAAGACAGGGTCGCCGCCGTCCTGCTCGCCACCGTCGTCGGGGTGAGGGTGAGTGAGAGGAGACAGAGCGTGAGGAGGAAGAGAGCAGTCAGCCTGGGTGGGATACGGAGGCACCTTATCCAATTGACCCGAGGGCATGGACGTCCATACGGAAATAGTGAGGCAGTGTACACACCTGCAGGTGGCCCCAAGACGTCGCTGAGTGTATCCCATGACGTTGGTCCGAGTATCGCACAATTGTAATGGTATGGTTTGAATTAGTCGAATTGTAATGGTATTTCTCCAATAACCTAAAATTGTAATGTTGTCAATCCAAAAAACCCATTTTCAAAACCATTCCAAAACCTGCCGCCCCTACCGGTTCCCCGTTTCCCCACCCCTCACCCCGCCGCGCCACCCCTCTCTCCCGATgcagcccggcggcggcggcgcgatccGCGTGCTGAACGTGGCGGAGAAGCCGTCGGTGGCGAAGGCCGTGGCGGAGATCCTGTCGCGCCGCTCAATGCAGTCGCGGGCGGGCCGGTCCCAGTACAACCGCATCTTCGAGTTCAACTACGCCATCAACGGCCGCGCCTGCCACATGCTCGTCACCTCCGTCACGGGCCACCTCATGGAGCTCGAATTTGATGACCGATTCCGCCGCTGGCACTCCTGCGACCCCGCAGAACTCTTCCAGGCCCCCGTCCGCAAGTCCGTGCCCCAGGTATGCTGCTCGTTCTCTCCGTTCCGCACGAGCATTTCGCCGAAGAGATGGTGGGCGCGTCTCTGAGGCCTGCATATGGCGGTTCGGGTTTGATTGGCTGGTGCGTGGGTTCCTATCGGTTGTGATGATGTCTTACATGGTCGGCATCCATACTATTATTGCGCTCCGCACTCATGGATGTGCTGGTGTCAGGGGCTGGAATCCCGCTGAACAGTGGGTGTGTGTTTCGCTGTGTACAGTATCGTGTGCCTGGCGCACTGGGCTGTTTGGTTGGCCTTCAGGCAACGTTTTGCCTGGCGCGAGCAGTGCCCTGAGGCGTCCGATTTCGGATGCTTGGAGCTACCATGGCTGCCAGGCCATGGGCAGCAACTTGCCTGGGAGGCCTCCAAGCAAACGAGCCCTTAAATGATCTCTGATATTTGGAGTCGTTGTCCCATTAGGAGAGGGACACTTAGGGGCTGTTTGCTTGGTGGCCTGCCAGGCAGCTTGCCCACCAGGCATGCACCCCAACCCTAGGCATCCAAAATCGGGTGCCTGGGAATGCATGCTGCACCAGGCAAAGCTGCCTGGATCACAAGCAAATAGGCTCTTAAATGCTAAACTTGTAATCGCAGGCATATCATGATGGTTGCATGATAAGTGCAGATCAGCCCATTTGTCAGTTAATCATCTAGCCTTTGTTTAAACAGGTTACATAGAGATCAAAGTTTATTTAACACAATCATTTGATATGTAGTCCTTGCAGGGTTTTAGCCTAGAATGATATCCTCGTAACTAGCAACAACTGCACTGCATGTCTGCATGTAGATAAATATTGATGCTAACAAGGAGAAAACAACTGGACGCTTTAGGTCAAATGATTTGCACCATTCATGTAGTTAAGAGCATAGTTGGCCACTCCACCAATATGTTGCCATGAATTCGGTGCTAACATAATGCTTGCTTGGTGTTCTTCATGATGACACAAGCAGTCATTTTAGTACTTCTATCTTGTAAACTTCTCTCTCCCTGTATggatgaatttgttcatgaacaTGCAAGCATGAGTTGACTGGCATGTTCTTATCTATCTCCGGCTGTCATGTTTTGCATATATTGAGATTATTTTCTTCATATAAAGATTGTAGCATGGTCATGATGTTATTATAACTTCATGGATGTTGTTGCAGTTGAGATCTATTCTTGAATTTGTCCCTTCAATATTCAGGACAAGCAGGCCATAAAACAGACTTTGGAAGAAGAAGCTAGGAGATGCCAGTGGCTGGTGCTATGGCTTGATTGTGATAGAGAGGGTGAGAACATAGCATATGAAGTGATCGATGTTTGTACAAGTGCCAACAGTCATCTTAACATTTGGAGGGCTCGCTTCTCAGCTTTGATTGACAGGTACTGATTTTTCCGGATGGTGATGGTCTCTTTCCCTCTGTCTATTATAATGATTTTCTAAAAATATTATGAAACTACAGGGAAATACATGAATCTGTGCAACATCTTGGTAGGCCCAACAAGCTCTTTGCAGATGCTGTGGATGCAAGACAGGTGATTTGAGTTGCCACTTGCCACTTGCCACTAGATTTAAATATTGCTGTTGATGTTTCACATACTTGAATCACAACTTTCTACTATCAACCAATGTAAAATGCTCTGGTTCTCTATCAGATTGAACTCCATGGAGAGCTTTTTACTGCATGTTTCCTCTAATACCTGTAGCTTTATAATCCAATCAAATGAATCTAAAGCAGCAGATTTGCTATTATATTTTCTCTTGCCAATTTTGTTGTGTCAAATGGATGAGCATTTGCCTGTTCATTCTTACTTTCTTGATAAGCTAAGATAAGTAATAAAAAACTCTGTACAGGAAATTGACCTTCGCATTGGTGCCTCCTTCACAAGGTTTCAAACAATGCTGTTAAAAGATGCATTTGTAATTAATGTGACTGGGGATGACAGGAATTTAGTTCTGAGCTATGGTCCTTGTCAGGTACTTCACTTATCAAAGCTACTACACGTAcgctgatttccatcttgtctaAAATTTTCTTATTCATTGCAGTTTCCAACCCTAGGATTCATTGTTGAGCGTTTCTGGGAGATTCAAGCTCATGAACCTGAAGAGTTCTGGACGATAAATTGTACTCATACTTCAGATGAAGGCACTGCATCTTTTGGTTGGATGTAAGATGCCCTTTAGAATTTCTTCTGACATTTTTGTTATGGAAGTCATGtgaccttttcttcttcttggcagACGTGGTCATTTGTTTGATTATTCATGTGCTATTAGTATCTATGAAATGTGTGTTTCAGAACCAATGGCAACAGTGAGTGCTTTCTGATATATTCTGTTAACATCAATAGTTTGAAATTCAAATCTTCGTTAACAATGGATCAGTAGTAAcacttttgttttgttttgttcatTGCAGGTACAAAATGTTAGGAATCAAGAGAAACTAAAATACCCCCCATATCCACTAAGTACAGTGGAGCTTCAGAAACGTGCTTCTAGGTACTTTAGAATGAGTTCAGAGCGCACAATGAAGGTCTAAAAATATCTTTTCTTATTGTTCTAATTTCCCTTCCAGATCCATTATCTAATAATGGACATACCTCAGTAGCttgattatttgcttgttttttgTTTGGTGATCTCTTCCCTTTCAACACCAGGTGGCTGAAGAGCTTTATCAAGCTGGATTCATTAGTTATCCGAGGACAGAAACTGATAACTTCTCCCCAAACACTGACCTGCATGTTAGTATTGGATTTTACTAGCTTGACTTGTTTCACATTCTTTCCTTCTGTTTTCTTGATGATTTTGCTTACAGTTAAGTTTTTTGTTTACACCTATAACCTTGCTTGACAATTGACATTGTTAAACAATATGCCAATACTAGTTTGTTTGAAAAGTGATAAGAAATATGTTCTCAGACAGTTGGTCTACCGTGCATGTAAGATCTTATTTTTTGACTTTTTTGTCAGTCACAGCAACATGTTTCTCCCGGTTGTTCCCATCACATTAATACAATGGATTAGTAGTCATTCATTGATGAAATCCCACTAAGAAAATTGTAAAAATGCACTCCATACGGTCTCTGTCACACTCACAATGATTGCACTTATTTACCTTTccttatttattttttctcaatTTGTTGCTCTTGCTGTTTCCTTTTCCCTTTTTAATGTATGTCTATCCTTGACCTAGGCAATTGCACGTGAACAAGTGAATCATCCAGTTTGGGGAGCATATGCTCAGCGACTTCTAAATCCTGAAGCAAGACTTTGGAGAAATCCCAGTAACGGTGGTCATGATGACAAAGCACATCCTCCTATTCATCCAACCAAGTTTTCAGAAGGTGAAAGAAACTGGAGCCCAGACCACACTGTATGTTGTGTTTCTGAACAACTGACAAATCAAGTGCTTTTTCAAGTGTTGTTATAAAATTTCCTATACACTATTGTTTATCCCATTATATCTGGCATCCAGAGATTGTATGAGCTTGTTGTCCGACATTTCCTTGCATGCTGCTCTCAACCGGCTGTTGGAGCTGAAACAACTGTGGAAATTGACATAGCCGGTGAACAGTTTAATGCATCAGGGCGTGTTATACTTGCTGTGAGTATCCCTGTTTTGTTGCTTCCCTTTAACTGGCCACCAATACTATCAATACTTCAAGCAAACATATTCCTTCAGTTTCTCTGGTGCTACATGTCCTAGGATCTGTTGAAAAATTACTTCTACCATTATTCGATACATTTGTTGAGTACAAGTAGGTTAAAATATGTAACCAGCAAGGTCTAATGAGGCTAGTTAGTACACAGATGTAGCATTAGCAAATTTCGTTAATGTAAAGCTACACTATAAGGCCTGAATAGTTTTTTTTGTGCCAAAGTTTGGTACACAAAGTTATGCTAATATTTATTCAAAATGGAAAAGAAAAGGGGGGATTTATACAAAATGTGAATTGGATAAGTAACATGCATGTCCTCTTTTTTGGTTTTGTCCAAAAAGGTATTTTAGTGACAAAAAAAATTGCTAGTGGTAGTGTTTTATTTGAAAGTTCCTTCAATTGTACGTTTCAAAAAAAACTTCCTTCAATTGAATATACAGCTTTAACTGATCTCCTGTGAGAAGGGTCAAAGTTCAATTCAATTATGCAATTGTGCTGGGTCAATTATCCtccatccatttcaaattataagacgttttgacattTTTTAGAtacgtagcttttgctatgcacttagatatacactatgtctagatacatagtagaaataatatatctagaaaagccaaaacgtcttataatttggaatggagggagcacCTGATATCTTTGAATGGGCTGAGTATTTTGGTAATAAATGCGTGATTCACAATTGTTGCTTCCTTATATTTGGTAGTATTCATTAATATGTACTCCCTcctttctaaattataagtcgttctggcttttctagatacatagtaaaagttatgtatctagacatagtgtatatctagatgcatagcaaaaaccATGCAACTAAAAAagctagaatgacttataatttgtaatggagggagtatttaacAAGTCTATTAGCAAACCAGTTAACCGTGGATACAGGGAAAAACTGTTGTATCCTAGGAACCTCAGCAAGTAGCCTTTTTTTCACTTTGATATATTATTTCTGTATTATCACCAAACGTCCTGTTGATAATAAGATGCTTTCATTAGCTGCTTCACCTGGATCTGGCGATTGTTCTTCTTTCAAAGAAATGTTTTCTTCTTCTGTAGAAAAATTATCTGGATGTTTATCGCTTTGACTCATGGGGTGGAACATTACTTCCAACATACAACATTGGGCAGCAGGTTTGCTGTAGTTATATTTCATACTCCACATTTATTTTGGTTGTCATTTTTtcttactaatattttattgtgCATGATGGTTACAAAAACTGGTTAAAGACTGCAGATTACTTCATAATTTGAATTGAAAATATGTTCTTTCTGTCTATTAATAAGTTAATATTACTAATGATGTATATGTAAAAATATGCAATATGTGCAGCAGTGTGTAATTCGTTGCAATATGTAAGGAGTTGCTCAGTATTAGTTGGGTCAGTTGCCTGATTTATCTTAGAGAATAACGTTGATATCCAACTTTTTGTATCCTttatcaatcaaatacaaaactAACTTGAGCTATCAATTCAAAATCATGCAGTTTGTTCCGACAACTTTAACACTTGATTCTGGAGTGACTCGGCCACCCCCTCTTCTTGCTGAAGCTGACCTTCTTAGCTGTATGGATAAAGTACAAAACAAATCCTTCTTTTAATCCATgatatattctttttttttttctggcaATAGCTTCGTATTCAGAATTGGTGGATTGTGCCACTTAATGCATCTACATATCCATAATTTAAAATCATGAAGATTTGGCATTTTCTTATTCTATTTCCAGGCAGGAATTGGCACTGATGCAACCATGCATGATCACATAAAGAAGTTGCTTGACCGTTGTTATGCAACCAAAGATGAAAACACACGTTTCTCCCCGACAAATCTTGTATGTCATTCCAAAAGGCTATCTATTGGTAACCTATAATACATTTGCATGTAGATGTCACGTAACTATCCTATCTGATCATTCTTTTTTCAATGACAGTCTCCACTATGGAATGCTTGCTTCTTGAAAAAATTATGCTAAAAAATGAATAAATACAGATCTGCATTCTTGTTTTGGCTAGCATACTGTAGCATATTATCCAGATCACTAGATCCATGCATGCCTCCGTTAAATCCACTGTTTTTGTGCGGAAAGTACTCTTACCCTTATGAGAGTTCTAATGTGTGATGTCCAAAAGGAAACTTTTACATTTTTTGCATATGTAAGAAATGCATACTTTTAATTCTGCACTTCAACATTTTAATCTAATTCAGGTTAATGACGTTTCTtctgtgccccccccccccccccccccccccccccctcctatcGATATAGCTTCTGATATTTCTAATTCCTGACAATCCACTTTGTTGTCAATTCACAATTAACAGTGAGCTAGAGCCTATGGCTTAGTAGTGAGATCGTGATTACTTAATCCAATTTACATAAGCTTAATTATTTCAATTCATGAGTAATATGGCCAACTTTTGAGTGCATTTGTCTTCTTGAAACATTACCTCTTTTCTTTTTTAATAATGAAACAAACTTctgttttttttggaaaaatgtAGGGTGAGGCATTGGTGATGGGTTATGATGAAATGGGGTGAGTTGACTCTTAAAGTTGCTGCACTTCCTGAATCTATAAAGGATGGTATGGTTGCTTTGCTCAAACACTACTTTCTAGGtatgagctctggaagccttatTTAAGATCAATGATGGAAGCTGATATGAAATCAGTTAGCATGGGTACTAAGAGTAAATCAGAAGTACTCCAGAGTTGTTTGCAGCAGATGAAGGCCTGTTTTCTTGATGTAAGCTGTAAATTTCTTGTATTTCATGATACATGTACAGACTATTGTAACATTAAAACCATAGCAAAAGAAGCAAAGCAATGACATTGCGACTATTTTATTAGCTACATTTCTGAATTTGTATACTACTATACTGTAATTTGACTCTATGGTGGTTATTGGTGCTACACAGGCAAGGGTGAACAAAGCAAAACTCCTTGATGCAATGGGGACATTCT
It encodes:
- the LOC136506777 gene encoding uncharacterized protein isoform X1 encodes the protein MSSSPVDFVEAIDRDSLDLGLILFVARVSLFSLVMKVEGFCTINNTGRKAYTKGRLIKWDVEVASFSFDLLLTSLRNEFQWSSSQSPSVWFFDKRLCEDVRIENDFQMHDLFEIYKDQMRCEVLVFDSCLRQSDEFTNLDPICVIPPEFSIHGNPSSKDIPPAQPSDNDEYPLEPEPDREPDMFDNDEEYVGVDDEGLYMPVQAANNAEPCNNHAHTADDDDYVHVADQFDDVGAAEGGVPLEAEVNDADPEEVQVIYDPENPKIEKGERFPDIVAFRKAVRHHAVVKGFEFGKIITDKTRFITTCKAEGCPWRIHASRIFDGKTIEIKTLCAEHKCATTKLQENKMATQGWAAERLGDWLKRHPTKTPTDCKDKLEGDYGIKLKYSKAWSGMKVALEQIHGKYEESFQLLFNWAAQIAKSSPGSHVQIEVEMVEGKQRFRRIFVALKPCIDGFLEGCRPFIGIDASCLYGKYRGQLASATGIDGHNWLYHIAYAIFDTENEDNWTWFMQQLHIAIGDVPNLVICTDACKGLEKAVGAVFPNAENRECMRHLYQNFMKHYTGDVFTDHLYPAARSYTKGMFKWHMKKIFDFAPGTIEYLDTHHSRIWYRSSFSENNKCDALTNNVSESFNAQVKKFKGLLLHELVDKLRELIMEKRYLRKKLARQWHDRILPNVIKELNLISNHLTVLKVSVSDDDIAEVTIVDQWNNQKRETVDLQNHNCSCREWQVTGKPCRHALAWILSNRGMKIEDYVHEYYSVAKFKKAYEARVEPIPDRSQWPEVDLGFKVHQPLLGRGPGRPKVQRIRGCMEKRATKKKVRCKRCGGLGHFQKSCKEPEVGQDGERGPCRNHCRKRTIEDDAGTSQPQVNKKKKKKTTTAKKKTPVKKKLKRAKANPPPTAVTSITKLVFDP
- the LOC136506777 gene encoding uncharacterized protein isoform X2, with amino-acid sequence MGETQPRGTAEMADDEGGVSLFSLVMKVEGFCTINNTGRKAYTKGRLIKWDVEVASFSFDLLLTSLRNEFQWSSSQSPSVWFFDKRLCEDVRIENDFQMHDLFEIYKDQMRCEVLVFDSCLRQSDEFTNLDPICVIPPEFSIHGNPSSKDIPPAQPSDNDEYPLEPEPDREPDMFDNDEEYVGVDDEGLYMPVQAANNAEPCNNHAHTADDDDYVHVADQFDDVGAAEGGVPLEAEVNDADPEEVQVIYDPENPKIEKGERFPDIVAFRKAVRHHAVVKGFEFGKIITDKTRFITTCKAEGCPWRIHASRIFDGKTIEIKTLCAEHKCATTKLQENKMATQGWAAERLGDWLKRHPTKTPTDCKDKLEGDYGIKLKYSKAWSGMKVALEQIHGKYEESFQLLFNWAAQIAKSSPGSHVQIEVEMVEGKQRFRRIFVALKPCIDGFLEGCRPFIGIDASCLYGKYRGQLASATGIDGHNWLYHIAYAIFDTENEDNWTWFMQQLHIAIGDVPNLVICTDACKGLEKAVGAVFPNAENRECMRHLYQNFMKHYTGDVFTDHLYPAARSYTKGMFKWHMKKIFDFAPGTIEYLDTHHSRIWYRSSFSENNKCDALTNNVSESFNAQVKKFKGLLLHELVDKLRELIMEKRYLRKKLARQWHDRILPNVIKELNLISNHLTVLKVSVSDDDIAEVTIVDQWNNQKRETVDLQNHNCSCREWQVTGKPCRHALAWILSNRGMKIEDYVHEYYSVAKFKKAYEARVEPIPDRSQWPEVDLGFKVHQPLLGRGPGRPKVQRIRGCMEKRATKKKVRCKRCGGLGHFQKSCKEPEVGQDGERGPCRNHCRKRTIEDDAGTSQPQVNKKKKKKTTTAKKKTPVKKKLKRAKANPPPTAVTSITKLVFDP